One window from the genome of Parachlamydiales bacterium encodes:
- the rpiA gene encoding ribose 5-phosphate isomerase A: MEKTTKGKEAAALAAAELIQEGMIVGLGTGSTVAFFLKRLGERCRQGLTIKAAASSIRTEKIAQELGIPVIELKGLLDIVVDGADEVDHRKRLIKGGGGALLREKMLAFHSRQMVVIVDEEKLVTRLGKALLPIEIVSFGHEATRKSILEQRISVMLRLNRENVPYVTDNGNYILDADISNYNDQLEELDIQLRQIPGVVETGLFLGLANKIIVGHEDGSTQEFV, translated from the coding sequence GTGGAAAAAACGACCAAAGGCAAAGAGGCTGCAGCCCTTGCTGCGGCTGAGCTAATACAAGAAGGGATGATCGTAGGGTTAGGTACGGGGTCAACCGTTGCATTCTTCCTTAAAAGACTGGGAGAGCGATGCCGGCAGGGCCTAACAATAAAGGCTGCTGCCAGTTCCATCCGTACTGAAAAGATTGCACAAGAGCTGGGCATACCTGTTATTGAACTCAAAGGCCTATTAGATATTGTTGTAGATGGCGCCGATGAGGTCGATCATCGCAAGAGATTGATCAAAGGAGGCGGAGGAGCACTTTTAAGAGAAAAAATGCTAGCTTTCCATTCCCGGCAAATGGTTGTCATCGTAGATGAAGAAAAGCTTGTCACCCGGCTGGGAAAGGCACTTCTTCCTATTGAAATTGTCTCTTTCGGCCACGAAGCAACGAGAAAATCCATTTTAGAGCAGAGAATCAGCGTAATGCTACGTTTAAATCGCGAAAATGTTCCCTACGTTACCGATAACGGGAATTACATTTTAGATGCAGACATCTCCAATTACAATGATCAGCTTGAAGAATTAGACATTCAATTAAGACAAATCCCCGGAGTAGTAGAAACAGGGTTGTTTTTAGGATTAGCGAACAAGATTATCGTAGGACATGAGGACGGCAGCACGCAAGAATTTGTGTAA
- the holA gene encoding DNA polymerase III subunit delta, whose protein sequence is MKYSDWKSFEKHLLSAASIQLSPIYLLIGKVEFLTHIAEELLLSLLKQQKRSIIRFEGALVDDKTLDNELNGFDMFSGKRLLIIQDCDKLQKNASEVLQSYFSKANDDVSLLLIASTVNASTNFYKKTEKFGVVFSPDQPKPKDFESLCVEWIIKKSTALNKTITPSNAQLLYRHLSADYIGLNNEIDKLSVYTGDRKEIREEDIAALVQAIPQATAWQAADAILQGNPSEALRLCHLLMQSGTALIAMIRQFRRSFQTGFEIISLLTNGGSPADISIKFPQMKGFILDKNIQSARNYGLEKFRSAIIALDTSEFEAKDSAGNDELLMEKLIVKLVYGIPTQLNYGTKK, encoded by the coding sequence ATGAAATACTCTGATTGGAAATCTTTCGAAAAGCACCTACTTAGCGCAGCCTCCATACAACTGTCGCCTATCTACTTATTGATAGGGAAAGTGGAGTTTTTGACGCACATTGCTGAAGAACTCCTTTTATCGCTGCTAAAACAACAAAAACGTTCCATTATTCGCTTTGAAGGTGCCTTGGTCGATGACAAAACCCTTGATAATGAGCTGAACGGTTTTGACATGTTCTCCGGCAAAAGGCTGCTTATCATTCAAGATTGCGATAAATTGCAAAAGAATGCATCTGAAGTACTACAAAGTTACTTCTCCAAGGCCAATGACGACGTATCCCTCCTTTTAATAGCTTCTACAGTCAATGCCAGCACTAATTTTTATAAGAAAACAGAAAAGTTCGGCGTCGTATTTTCCCCCGACCAGCCCAAACCTAAAGATTTTGAATCTTTATGCGTGGAATGGATAATCAAGAAAAGCACAGCCTTAAATAAAACCATAACTCCTTCCAACGCACAACTTCTATACCGTCACTTAAGTGCAGATTACATCGGTCTGAACAATGAAATTGATAAGCTGTCTGTATACACAGGTGATCGGAAGGAAATCAGAGAAGAAGATATCGCAGCCTTAGTCCAAGCCATCCCCCAAGCAACGGCTTGGCAAGCTGCCGACGCCATTTTGCAAGGCAATCCATCCGAAGCCCTGCGCCTTTGCCACCTCCTCATGCAAAGCGGGACAGCCCTGATTGCTATGATCCGCCAATTTAGACGCAGCTTTCAGACCGGATTCGAGATCATTTCTCTTTTAACTAATGGCGGTTCTCCCGCCGACATCAGCATCAAGTTCCCCCAGATGAAAGGTTTTATCTTAGACAAAAACATCCAATCTGCGCGAAACTATGGCCTTGAAAAGTTCCGTTCAGCAATTATTGCCCTGGATACATCTGAGTTTGAAGCTAAAGATTCAGCCGGCAATGACGAGCTTCTAATGGAAAAACTTATCGTAAAACTTGTTTATGGAATTCCAACCCAATTGAATTATGGAACAAAAAAGTAA
- a CDS encoding Nif3-like dinuclear metal center hexameric protein → MGTLKEICLSLDELLQPALFNDFCTNGLQVEGKEKVNFVCVAVSASLNVINEAVKLGADVLLVHHGIFWNRDSHDITGVTKKKLKLLLENDISLLAYHLPLDAHKVYGNNWKAALDMGWTDLASFPAGDKQPIGVKGKVPAQNFEAFIEKLKGYYKSNVEFVAGGPREIKTAALVSGGAHKMILDAAREEVDCFITGSRDEPTWHQSFENAVNFCAVGHAPSEEIGVHALEEFLQTKLKVKTHFIKETNPF, encoded by the coding sequence ATGGGAACGTTAAAAGAAATCTGCCTTAGCTTAGACGAGTTGCTTCAACCGGCCTTATTCAATGATTTTTGCACTAACGGACTGCAGGTCGAGGGGAAGGAAAAAGTCAATTTTGTTTGTGTAGCAGTATCGGCAAGTTTAAATGTTATAAATGAGGCTGTGAAGCTTGGGGCGGATGTGCTCCTAGTACACCACGGTATTTTCTGGAACCGCGATTCACATGACATTACAGGTGTGACGAAAAAGAAACTTAAGCTTCTTCTGGAAAATGACATTTCTTTGCTAGCCTATCATCTTCCCTTGGATGCGCACAAGGTTTATGGAAATAATTGGAAGGCCGCTCTAGATATGGGATGGACGGATTTAGCTTCCTTTCCCGCAGGGGATAAACAACCTATTGGCGTCAAAGGAAAGGTCCCCGCACAGAATTTTGAGGCTTTCATTGAAAAATTGAAGGGGTATTATAAATCGAATGTGGAATTCGTAGCTGGAGGGCCCCGCGAGATAAAAACAGCCGCCTTAGTTTCTGGCGGCGCGCATAAGATGATTTTGGATGCAGCAAGAGAAGAAGTGGACTGTTTTATCACCGGCAGCCGCGATGAGCCGACATGGCATCAATCGTTTGAAAATGCTGTGAATTTTTGCGCTGTAGGTCATGCTCCTTCTGAGGAGATAGGGGTACACGCCCTAGAAGAATTTCTACAAACAAAACTCAAAGTCAAGACACATTTTATAAAGGAAACTAATCCTTTCTAG
- a CDS encoding glycosyltransferase family protein → MTTLILIQARMGASRLPGKPLFKVLGRPLLSYLLERLKRVSNADKIIVATSTHPRDILIAEAALSNGVEVFKGSEGDVLDRYYQAAKGAHADVIVRITADCPLIDPILVTQLIDLFKSLNDENLFASNTLTRTFPRGMDTEVFSFKALEEAWQNATLPYEREHVTPYLYTHPEKFSTVQLTQNPDQSYYRWTVDTLDDFRLISKLLAAIYPSNPNFSLKELNAVYAAHPEWHSINAHIQQKNLTTEKT, encoded by the coding sequence ATGACTACCTTAATCTTAATACAGGCTAGAATGGGAGCCTCGCGGCTCCCAGGAAAGCCTCTCTTCAAAGTTCTAGGGCGCCCCCTTCTAAGCTATCTTTTAGAAAGATTAAAGCGTGTTTCTAACGCTGACAAAATTATTGTGGCAACTTCAACACATCCCCGCGACATACTCATTGCAGAGGCGGCATTAAGCAATGGGGTTGAAGTTTTTAAAGGAAGTGAAGGGGATGTGCTAGATCGTTATTACCAGGCTGCAAAAGGGGCGCATGCAGATGTTATTGTCCGTATTACTGCAGATTGCCCCCTCATAGATCCTATCTTAGTCACGCAGTTGATAGACCTTTTTAAAAGCCTAAACGACGAAAATCTCTTTGCTTCAAATACGCTTACGCGTACTTTCCCCCGAGGCATGGATACAGAAGTGTTCTCCTTTAAAGCTTTAGAAGAAGCCTGGCAAAATGCAACCTTGCCTTATGAAAGAGAACATGTGACCCCCTACCTATATACTCATCCGGAAAAATTTAGTACGGTACAACTTACGCAAAACCCTGATCAGTCTTATTACCGATGGACAGTAGATACGCTCGATGATTTTAGGTTGATTTCCAAACTCTTAGCCGCTATTTATCCTAGTAATCCGAACTTCTCTTTGAAAGAGTTAAATGCTGTCTACGCAGCGCACCCAGAATGGCATTCCATCAACGCCCATATTCAACAGAAAAATTTGACGACAGAAAAAACATAA
- a CDS encoding GNAT family N-acetyltransferase, whose product MTIQSEQLHWELARPNEKDAAFVLNWRNDPITREMSFHSELRTWEEFYPTYLSRYFAMQDLPPLFVMYKGERVAFIFFEYCNHPINAKRRCCLLSINIPPESRSKGLGSLILKEVQSVVRERGYDTLLAEVKLENVASIKAFQNAGFILLSEEEKFSSTVSLFGVELTPNIVFPESVYIIAEAGSNWRLGNPKRDMAMAKALIDAAVEAQVDAVKFQVYRPETIYVPNAGSSDYLQEAGIQEDITDIFKDLAMPYEMIAELADYCNKCRVDFLATSFSVADFEQIDPYVKLHKIASYEIGHPRLIEKAAASGKPLLLSTGAATEGEIAWAVDYFYSLGGSQLILLQCTAAYPTPNESLHLAAIPWLKERFRVQAGLSDHSRDPLLAPVAATALGGVVIEKHFTLHNAIPGPDHFFAVTPDELKNMVAAVRSTYKMLGKRVKAIDPLENELQHYAKRGVQAIRPIAKGEPLQEGLNVDFLRPGKQKQGMPPRFLKDYEGKRLNKAISLGSGIQPEDLTNE is encoded by the coding sequence ATGACAATTCAATCAGAACAATTACATTGGGAATTAGCCCGCCCCAACGAAAAAGATGCAGCCTTTGTCCTTAACTGGAGAAATGATCCCATTACGCGGGAAATGTCATTTCATTCGGAATTACGTACTTGGGAAGAATTCTATCCAACCTATCTCAGTCGATATTTTGCTATGCAGGACCTTCCCCCGCTTTTTGTTATGTACAAAGGGGAAAGAGTCGCTTTCATTTTTTTCGAATACTGCAACCATCCCATAAATGCTAAGCGGCGCTGCTGTTTACTCTCTATTAATATTCCACCTGAAAGCAGATCAAAAGGTCTCGGCTCGCTTATCCTTAAAGAAGTCCAATCTGTTGTGAGGGAAAGGGGATATGATACGCTCTTAGCAGAAGTTAAATTGGAAAATGTAGCCTCTATTAAAGCCTTTCAAAATGCAGGTTTCATCCTCCTATCCGAAGAAGAAAAATTTTCCAGCACAGTCTCATTGTTCGGTGTAGAGCTTACCCCAAATATCGTCTTCCCTGAATCCGTATATATCATCGCTGAGGCAGGCTCCAACTGGCGCTTAGGCAATCCCAAACGGGATATGGCTATGGCAAAAGCCCTCATAGACGCAGCAGTGGAAGCCCAAGTGGACGCGGTGAAATTCCAAGTCTATCGTCCCGAAACTATCTATGTTCCGAATGCAGGATCAAGCGACTACCTTCAAGAGGCCGGCATTCAAGAAGACATCACCGATATCTTTAAAGACTTGGCAATGCCTTATGAAATGATCGCTGAGCTTGCGGATTATTGCAATAAATGCCGCGTAGACTTTCTAGCAACATCATTTTCAGTAGCAGATTTTGAGCAGATAGACCCCTACGTTAAACTGCATAAAATCGCATCCTATGAAATAGGGCATCCACGCTTGATCGAAAAGGCCGCTGCAAGCGGCAAACCCTTGCTACTCTCTACAGGTGCAGCCACGGAAGGGGAGATCGCGTGGGCAGTCGACTACTTCTATTCCCTAGGCGGCTCACAACTAATTCTACTCCAATGTACTGCCGCATATCCAACACCTAATGAGTCCCTGCACCTGGCAGCAATACCTTGGCTGAAGGAACGATTTCGTGTTCAGGCAGGTCTTTCCGACCATAGCCGCGACCCATTGCTAGCGCCTGTTGCTGCAACAGCTTTAGGGGGCGTTGTCATCGAGAAACATTTTACCCTCCACAATGCTATACCAGGACCAGACCATTTTTTTGCCGTCACACCTGACGAGCTTAAAAATATGGTAGCGGCCGTAAGGTCTACCTATAAAATGCTAGGCAAGCGTGTAAAAGCTATCGATCCTCTTGAGAACGAGCTGCAGCATTATGCCAAAAGAGGGGTGCAAGCCATCCGTCCTATCGCTAAAGGAGAGCCTCTGCAGGAAGGACTCAATGTGGATTTCCTTAGGCCCGGAAAACAAAAGCAAGGTATGCCCCCTCGCTTTTTAAAAGACTATGAAGGCAAAAGATTAAATAAAGCTATTTCCTTAGGGAGTGGTATACAACCGGAAGATCTGACTAATGAGTAA
- a CDS encoding SAM-dependent methyltransferase translates to MEQKSKPALLLLPNLLATGAHPELFLPASVNKAVNSLDGLIAENPTAGKRYLDLFIKSRDTRTIPIAVVDKSTAYKDIDFFLEPILNGERWGYVSDAGLPCIADPGSQLVFRARQRGITVQAFVGPSALLLGLMLSGLPSQSFGFSGYLPKKKEDRESALKQLEKRSLEENSTQLFIEAPHRNRILLEDAIKVLSPDTWLCVASQLTTLEQTVICQQVVTWRKAILPQIDGKAVTFYLYAKKDLYS, encoded by the coding sequence ATGGAACAAAAAAGTAAACCCGCCCTCTTGTTACTGCCAAATCTTTTAGCTACAGGCGCTCACCCCGAGCTCTTTTTACCGGCTAGTGTAAATAAAGCCGTCAACAGCCTAGACGGCTTGATTGCAGAAAATCCGACAGCCGGAAAACGCTATTTAGACCTGTTTATTAAAAGCCGCGATACGCGCACCATTCCCATAGCTGTCGTAGACAAATCGACTGCCTACAAAGATATAGATTTCTTTTTAGAACCTATACTTAATGGGGAGAGATGGGGTTATGTCAGCGACGCAGGCCTACCCTGCATAGCAGATCCAGGCTCCCAGCTTGTATTTAGGGCGCGTCAGCGCGGAATTACCGTGCAAGCCTTTGTCGGCCCGTCAGCTTTGCTGCTAGGTCTAATGCTCTCAGGCCTGCCATCGCAATCTTTTGGCTTTAGCGGATACTTGCCCAAAAAGAAAGAAGATCGCGAAAGCGCACTTAAACAACTTGAAAAGCGTTCTCTAGAAGAAAACTCCACTCAGCTGTTTATTGAAGCGCCTCATCGGAACAGAATCCTTCTGGAAGATGCCATTAAAGTGCTTTCTCCAGACACTTGGCTTTGTGTTGCTTCACAATTGACAACTTTAGAGCAAACCGTCATCTGTCAGCAAGTTGTGACTTGGAGAAAAGCCATCCTTCCTCAAATCGATGGAAAGGCCGTGACATTCTATCTTTACGCTAAGAAAGATCTCTATAGCTAG
- a CDS encoding NUDIX hydrolase encodes MENDNYLIHKITSETKILVENNPTERYSQEIQNEIDHFWQSKIDSGVFLFDGKLFNVTHISEDIIRGHFIHYRTFLAWRYSPLREAFTLKPLSLSCMTFAGNHILVGKRAVHMAQYPNLLEFAPSGGVDSECEYDGEINYKELTQRELLEETGLTSDNISTIQLITAIEDIKEGTLELCVKITLQENTDIIHPPQDEYSELHWLNAEQIEQSFSHTPQLWLPFSFAFWKNITLNKKK; translated from the coding sequence ATGGAAAATGATAACTACCTAATACATAAGATCACTTCCGAAACAAAAATATTAGTTGAGAATAACCCTACAGAAAGATATTCCCAAGAAATCCAAAACGAGATAGATCACTTCTGGCAATCTAAAATTGACTCCGGAGTTTTCCTTTTTGACGGCAAACTATTCAATGTTACCCATATTTCTGAAGATATCATTCGCGGACATTTTATCCATTACCGTACTTTTTTAGCCTGGCGCTACTCCCCATTAAGGGAAGCCTTTACCCTTAAACCCCTGTCTCTTTCATGCATGACTTTTGCCGGAAATCATATCCTTGTAGGTAAACGCGCTGTTCACATGGCGCAATACCCGAATCTTTTAGAGTTTGCACCCTCAGGCGGAGTCGATTCGGAATGCGAATACGACGGGGAAATAAACTATAAAGAATTGACACAGAGGGAACTCTTAGAGGAGACAGGTCTAACGTCTGATAATATTTCCACTATCCAGCTTATCACAGCAATTGAAGATATCAAAGAGGGGACTCTCGAACTCTGTGTAAAAATAACCCTTCAAGAAAATACCGACATCATTCACCCACCCCAAGACGAATATAGTGAATTACATTGGCTCAACGCTGAGCAAATCGAACAGAGCTTCAGTCACACCCCACAATTATGGCTGCCTTTTAGTTTCGCTTTTTGGAAAAATATAACTTTGAATAAAAAAAAGTAG
- the tyrS gene encoding tyrosine--tRNA ligase: MDNIIALLQDRGLIEALTAQELQELAKKPLKLYCGFDPTGDSLHLGHLVGVVVLSWFKRYGHQPVALVGGATGMIGDPSGKSAERNLLTREALSHNVASLERQLNGLLNRDTTDKLPMKNNYDWFSKFSLLEFLREVGKHFRLGVMLSKEMVRTRLQNEEGMSFTEFSYQLLQGYDFYHLYKEDKVTLQIGGSDQWGNITAGTDLIKKLTGEQAYGLTFPLLTKSDGTKFGKSEKGAVWLSADKLSPYDFYQYLYRVHDDDVVKLLRMLTFLPMEQIRELGKKLNDGSCLPNELQKILAEEVTRFVHGDEGVELARNLTNSLSPGKETTLSRATFEAIANEMPTLELAPEEVIDRKLLDICIKAKLFESKGDAKRMVRNGGLYLNNKKITDENSIITHQDVVEGLYLLIAAGKKNKIILKINQHLLRD, encoded by the coding sequence ATGGATAACATAATCGCCCTATTGCAAGATCGGGGACTTATCGAAGCTCTAACAGCTCAAGAATTACAAGAATTAGCCAAAAAGCCTCTTAAACTCTATTGTGGGTTTGATCCCACTGGCGACAGCCTGCATCTTGGTCATCTAGTAGGTGTTGTTGTCCTATCTTGGTTCAAACGTTATGGACATCAGCCCGTTGCCCTTGTCGGGGGAGCAACAGGTATGATCGGCGACCCCTCAGGGAAATCCGCCGAACGCAACCTTCTTACCCGCGAAGCTTTAAGTCATAACGTGGCCTCTTTGGAACGCCAATTAAATGGGTTATTGAATAGGGACACGACGGATAAACTGCCCATGAAAAATAACTACGACTGGTTTTCTAAGTTCTCACTTCTAGAGTTCCTGCGCGAAGTAGGCAAACACTTCCGCTTAGGTGTCATGCTATCAAAAGAAATGGTCAGAACTCGTCTTCAAAATGAAGAGGGGATGAGCTTTACCGAATTCAGCTATCAGCTTCTTCAAGGGTATGACTTCTATCACCTTTATAAAGAAGATAAAGTCACATTACAGATAGGCGGTAGCGATCAATGGGGAAATATTACCGCCGGGACCGACCTGATTAAAAAGCTCACAGGGGAACAAGCCTACGGTCTGACTTTTCCACTATTGACCAAAAGCGACGGAACCAAATTCGGTAAATCAGAAAAAGGCGCTGTCTGGCTGTCAGCTGATAAGCTTAGCCCCTATGATTTCTATCAATACCTCTACCGCGTACATGATGACGACGTTGTCAAATTACTGCGTATGCTGACCTTCCTTCCTATGGAGCAGATTCGTGAACTGGGAAAAAAACTGAACGATGGCTCTTGCCTGCCGAATGAACTGCAAAAAATTCTCGCAGAAGAAGTCACTCGTTTCGTGCACGGAGATGAAGGCGTAGAACTTGCCAGAAACCTGACAAATTCTTTATCTCCGGGCAAAGAAACTACCCTTTCTAGAGCTACTTTTGAGGCTATCGCTAACGAGATGCCTACGCTTGAGCTAGCTCCTGAAGAAGTAATTGACCGCAAATTATTAGATATCTGCATCAAAGCAAAATTATTCGAATCTAAAGGTGATGCAAAGAGAATGGTACGCAACGGCGGACTTTATCTGAATAATAAGAAAATAACCGATGAAAATTCGATTATTACTCATCAAGATGTAGTAGAAGGCCTATATTTATTGATTGCTGCTGGAAAGAAAAACAAGATAATTTTAAAAATTAATCAACATTTATTAAGAGATTAA
- a CDS encoding HAD family phosphatase gives MSNFQTARLQFVPKAVFCDLDGTLADSMTFLYNVYADFMRKNNLEPTPEEFTGLVGPPISEVVEILQTRYNLTLNTKELYAQYVALFKEYSHKIPLMPGALDFLNHGKSKGTVFYIVTAASKAYVAKFLHVHQLESFFADTITMEDTQFSKPHPAPYQRALQMSTFEPQETIAIEDSSSGVASATGAGIKTFWLVPSDGNTVEWRGDICQVKDWKSVLELVYGK, from the coding sequence ATGAGTAATTTCCAAACAGCACGCCTCCAATTTGTACCTAAAGCAGTATTCTGTGATCTTGACGGTACTTTAGCTGACAGTATGACTTTTTTATATAACGTCTACGCCGATTTTATGCGGAAAAATAACTTGGAACCTACTCCCGAAGAGTTCACCGGTCTTGTCGGACCTCCTATCAGCGAAGTTGTGGAGATCCTGCAAACCCGCTACAACCTGACATTGAATACCAAAGAGCTTTACGCCCAATACGTCGCCCTCTTTAAAGAGTATTCCCACAAGATCCCCTTAATGCCCGGAGCACTAGATTTTCTAAATCATGGAAAATCCAAAGGAACGGTATTCTATATCGTTACAGCTGCTAGCAAAGCCTACGTTGCTAAATTTTTGCACGTGCACCAACTGGAAAGTTTTTTTGCCGATACCATCACGATGGAAGATACCCAGTTTTCCAAACCTCATCCGGCGCCATACCAACGCGCCTTGCAGATGTCCACGTTTGAGCCGCAGGAGACAATCGCAATAGAAGATAGCTCCAGCGGAGTAGCTTCTGCAACAGGCGCAGGCATTAAAACCTTCTGGCTAGTACCCAGCGATGGCAACACTGTGGAATGGAGAGGCGATATTTGCCAAGTCAAAGACTGGAAATCTGTGCTTGAGCTAGTTTATGGAAAATGA